The Anabaena sp. PCC 7108 region ATTTGCTTAATCTTCTCCAAGATAGGTAGCTGAAAAGCATATCAGCAAAAATTAAGTTTTAGGTTTTAGGTTTTAATTTTAATGATTGTACTCATTAACACGAAATAATGGAGCTAATAAATGTCAAGATCAACTATAGGACTACTCTAGAATATTAAAATTACTATGCCAGAAATACACCAATCCATTGCCCAACATTACCACGAACGGACTAAATATGACCCTGAGACTCTAGCCTCTAAAGGTCAGAGGTTAGATTGGTCTAAACAGCCAGTACCGTTCAAAGAATACAAAATTGGCTCTGATTTTGACCTTAAACCCTATCTGCAAGAAAAACCGGAGACATCTGCCAATAATCCAGATTCTCAATGGTGGCAGAGGCTTTCACAGCTACTGTTTCGCAGCTACGGACTAACAGCAAGAATGCCTTCTATGGGTAGTGCTGTATATTTGCGATCTGCACCTAGTGCAGGCGGTTTGTATCCGGCTGAGGTATATTTAGTTTCCCGTGGTACGCCTTTACTACCACCGGGACTATATAACTATCAATGTCGAACTCATTCTCTCAAACATTATTGGGAAAATGATATTTGGCAAGCTTTACAAGCAGCTTGTTTCTGGCATCCTACTTTAGAAAATACCCAACTTGCTTTGATCACTACTGCGGTTTTTTATCGTTCAGCATGGCGTTATGAAGATAGAGCTTATCGCCGCATTTTTCTAGATACAGGACATCTTTTAGGTAACATCGAATTAGCTGCTGCTATTACTGATTATCGCCCTCATTTAATCGGCGGTTTTATAGATGAAGCAGTTAATGACTTATTATATATTGATCCTCAACAAGAAGGTGCTACTGCTGTATTAGCATTGGCAGATTTGTTAGATATTCAACAAAATTTACCATTGGGAAAAACTGCTTTACCTTCTCATACTGAAATCAATTATCCCTCAATTCCTGATGGGGAACTGCTGAAATATTTTCATTTACATACCCAAATTAAACCTGATACAACTGGTAAACAAAATTTGCCCACGGGACAACAAGAAAGATCCTTGGAGGATAAATATAATTTTCCATTTTGTGAAAAAGTTTCTACTGTTACTACTTCAATTTATTGGGGTAAAAATCTTTCAGAATTAGAGAATACTATCTATAATCGACGTTCTACCCGTGCTTATAGTGGTGATGATTTAACTTTAAATGAACTCAAGGCTTTACTCGATTTTACCTACCAACCACAAAATTACATTGACCAAAGTTTAGATAATTATCCAGATTACTTTGACCTGAATTTAATTGAAACATTTATTGTAGTTTCTGGTGTAAAAGGACTAGATTCAGGTTGTTACTATTACGCACCTAAAGCCCAAGAATTAAGACAAATTCGCTTTAAAAATTTCCGACGTGAGCTACATTTTCTCTGTTTAGGTCAAGAATTAGGACGAGATGCAGCAGTAGTGCTATTTCATACCGCTGACCTAAAATCTGCGATCGCTCAATATGGCGATCGCGTTTACCGTTATTTACACATGGATGCTGGACATCTCGGACAAAAACTCAATTTAGCTGCAATTCGCTTAAATTTAGGTGTTAGCGGTATCGGTGGCTTCTTTGACGACCAAGTAAACGATGTTTTGGGTATTCCTGATGATGAAGCAGTTTTGTATATCACAACATTAGGAAAACCAAGATAGATTTTTGATCCTGAGTAATACTTATAGCAGAATCAAAACCATCTGATCTTAATACTTGATTTTTGGCGGCAATGTTGTACTTCTTACAAGCTGCTGTAATCAATACCTTGTGCATTTTTTGTAGGTTGGGTTGAAACATGAAACCCAACAAATGCGTCGGGTGGCGCTGTCGCTTAACCCAACCTACAAATCAAGACTTTTTCGATTTGGAAAAGGTCTTGGTAATATGACTGATTTCTTTAGTTAAACCTCTGGTTCTAAATCTAGACTATAAAGCTTTTCACCCGCTAAATTATGCAAAGTCACAGTTAAAACTTCAGTTTTACCGTCAATTTTGACAGTCCCAAAAAATTGCAACCCTGCACTTGGTGGTTGATTTTGTTTCATCTCTGCTGGAATACTTTGGAACTTTACTTGTGGACCAAAGGTATTGTCGAGTTTAGCTGGACCAAATGTGCCAGAATTGAGAGGTCCAGCCACAAATTCCCAAAAAGGTTTAAAGTCACTAAATTGAGCTTTGTTAGGATCATAATAGTGAGATGCCGCATAATGCACATCAGCAGTTAACCAAACAACATTTTGGATATTGTTGTTTTTAATAAAGCGGAATAAAT contains the following coding sequences:
- a CDS encoding SagB/ThcOx family dehydrogenase gives rise to the protein MPEIHQSIAQHYHERTKYDPETLASKGQRLDWSKQPVPFKEYKIGSDFDLKPYLQEKPETSANNPDSQWWQRLSQLLFRSYGLTARMPSMGSAVYLRSAPSAGGLYPAEVYLVSRGTPLLPPGLYNYQCRTHSLKHYWENDIWQALQAACFWHPTLENTQLALITTAVFYRSAWRYEDRAYRRIFLDTGHLLGNIELAAAITDYRPHLIGGFIDEAVNDLLYIDPQQEGATAVLALADLLDIQQNLPLGKTALPSHTEINYPSIPDGELLKYFHLHTQIKPDTTGKQNLPTGQQERSLEDKYNFPFCEKVSTVTTSIYWGKNLSELENTIYNRRSTRAYSGDDLTLNELKALLDFTYQPQNYIDQSLDNYPDYFDLNLIETFIVVSGVKGLDSGCYYYAPKAQELRQIRFKNFRRELHFLCLGQELGRDAAVVLFHTADLKSAIAQYGDRVYRYLHMDAGHLGQKLNLAAIRLNLGVSGIGGFFDDQVNDVLGIPDDEAVLYITTLGKPR